In one window of Fictibacillus phosphorivorans DNA:
- a CDS encoding tetratricopeptide repeat protein yields MFPINTNKEAIQQLEENNVDQAMKLFHKAVLEKRDVQSLTNLAWVIWREEDDLERAFSLASEAVDLRPTSHFPYSLCGELLLENKRYEDALKMLQQAISIEPTNITHHNLGVAYYYLGETVKAATHFGLAAGKSDYTLYNQVKCLIEIGEKGEALRLTQTFEEDAEDFIGTIDLAELYAEIGLHDEAVYWFEKGWKDYYLQPEWVGMYVYCLLQRKQETEANNTIKEFLRYKKEELVEAEAEELDEDWTEEDKKEVIIRLTKEINDFEILLKKIEDGYLPAILLEPSPERDCYLFGCERHQHPEYKDS; encoded by the coding sequence ATGTTTCCTATCAATACGAATAAAGAAGCGATTCAGCAGCTAGAAGAAAATAACGTAGATCAAGCGATGAAACTATTCCACAAAGCCGTACTAGAAAAGAGAGATGTTCAATCGCTGACAAACTTAGCATGGGTGATATGGCGTGAAGAAGATGACTTAGAGCGTGCATTTTCACTTGCATCAGAAGCCGTTGATCTCCGCCCTACTTCTCATTTTCCATATAGTTTGTGTGGGGAACTTTTATTAGAAAATAAACGTTATGAAGATGCGTTAAAAATGTTACAGCAAGCCATTTCAATTGAACCGACTAATATCACTCATCATAACCTAGGTGTAGCGTATTATTATCTTGGAGAAACGGTGAAAGCGGCTACTCATTTCGGACTGGCAGCTGGTAAATCTGACTATACGCTGTACAATCAGGTAAAATGTTTGATAGAAATTGGAGAAAAGGGTGAAGCTCTGCGTTTAACCCAAACTTTTGAGGAAGATGCCGAAGACTTTATAGGTACAATAGACCTTGCTGAATTGTATGCTGAGATTGGATTGCATGATGAAGCGGTTTATTGGTTTGAAAAAGGATGGAAAGACTATTACTTACAGCCAGAATGGGTTGGGATGTATGTCTATTGTCTCTTACAGAGAAAACAAGAAACCGAAGCGAACAACACGATAAAGGAATTTCTTCGTTACAAAAAGGAGGAATTGGTAGAAGCCGAAGCAGAAGAATTAGATGAAGACTGGACGGAAGAGGATAAAAAAGAAGTGATTATCAGACTCACAAAAGAGATTAATGATTTTGAGATTCTGCTCAAGAAAATAGAGGACGGATATCTTCCGGCGATTCTACTAGAACCTTCACCAGAAAGAGACTGTTATCTTTTCGGCTGCGAACGCCATCAACATCCTGAATATAAAGACTCGTGA